Genomic segment of Eupeodes corollae chromosome 2, idEupCoro1.1, whole genome shotgun sequence:
GCTTAGAATAACACTTCTAATTCTATACGTGTACACTACCAACGTATCTATATTTACTTCTTGACTTCTTTAACGTCTCATTGAAAGAATCCATTCCCAGCTGTTACACTTCAATCTTCGCCCTTTGCATTAAACAACGTCAACCCAATGTATACACACCCTAAATGGAACGGAACAAATgttccttaaaattattttaattctccTCCGTACACATGAGGTTTCTTTTCTTCCCCCAAAAATGCTGTACTCATTTCCTCGTTCtattttatgataattttattGCTAAATACtgcaacatcatcatcatcacccgAAAAAAGAAGGTCTATAGTGTATATATATCCCAGCAATCAATTACCCATTAACCCAGTGTAAACATATCCCAATAAATCCCCATCCCACCCAAAAGGAAAGAATATTGTCTTTTGGCGAAAGAAAGACAAACAGCCGAATTTTTATTACTCGATTAAATCGGAATTCAAAATGCACACAAATCATATAAAGACAAAAACCccctcccaaaaaaaaaacgggacATAACGGAAATAAAGTTAAGTTtacactttaattttaattgatggCGTTCTATAATGTGTGTTATGTCCACCACACAATAGAAAAATGCGATCTAAGGTATAAGAATTTTATGGACTCCCAAAATCATGCCCGTACTTTTTCTCGGAGAATAAATTTACGATTTACAATTTACGATCATCTTTAGCTTAACTTGACACCGCTTTTTCTTTTGGGAATGGCGCCCTCCCTTTTCTAATAAATCTATCGGAGGTCAAACATGTTTTTGATCCCCATAACGTTTTATGACACTTTTATggtttcttgttgttgttctttccatttgttgttggtttagtgtcgaaattaaaaataaagaagcgCATCAGGGTGTATGCGGAGTGTTTGAGGGTTCAAAAAGGTTACGGTTACGGCTCGGCTTATCGAGCATAATATTTACCTTCCGATTTTTCATGGTgtcctattttgtttttaactaagTTTTACACTCTTTCAGATTTAGGAAAAGAAAATTAGAAGACCATGGAAGAAGAAGTGGGACAGGAAGCGAGCGGGACAATTCCCCAGGAAGACGGTAAGTTttacagttttgtttaaataggacagtctttgaaatatttgagtGCCCTtagatatttataagaaaatccaAATGCTTGAAGCTGAGAATAAAAAGATGCACACTGAGTTCAATACCCAACGAGCCAAGCTTAAGGACCTTTTCATTCAGAAGGAAGCCGATTACGCCAACTGCATGGCGGAGAAGAACGCCATACAGCGGGAACTCGACGAACTAAAGAGCTTGGTTTTAGTAGCCGAATGTCGATCTGACAATGAGAGGGAGTTGAGTGATTTGAGGTCTAAGGAAGAGATATCTTCTTTGCAGCTTTTACTTCAGGGTTGGTATTGAATCTAAGCTTCCCTCTGATTTTGTTTCTGATTCTTCTTTAACTTTAGAAACGATGGAAGAATCTTCGATCTGTAAGGCAGAGTTGGAAAATCTTAAAGAAGATAACAAACGTTTGAGGCAAGAAAATCGAGAGTTGAAAGAGGGCATTATTCAACTGCAACAGGTCTGTTTTGCCCTTTGATTCACTTAAGGCTCTTTTGTTACAAGAAGgtgctatatttttttttttctaggaaCCTACAAGTCTTGCAGTTTTGAGTCATGTTAAGAAAACTCTCGCACGTAAGTTAGGCGCTGAGTCCTCAAGTCATGATACGCTAGATGATTCTATGCGGAAGGTAAACAAATATGTACGTAACCAAAATGGAATTCGATGTGaatgtcttttttatttttcaaaatttatacaaatcaataaaatttcccAGAAAAGCACAGATAAATCTtaagtattgttatttttttgatatttaggcTCAGGAAGACGCCGAAGTCCTTAGATCATTGGTTGTTCCTTTGGAAGAAGAAATCAAGGCATTGAAGGAGAAACTCCGTTCTACCGATGAAGAACTTCAGGGGCTTCATAGCCAGAAAATATCTCCTCAAGTCGTTACAAGCTCAGTGGTGGTGGCTCCAGTTGGAGTTCCACAACCAATCGATGTTGTTGCTGCTTCAGTAAATAATTCTGTTAGTAAGTCAACTTCAATGGAATTTCAATGCGAGTCTTGTCGCAATTTCGATGAAGAACTTCAAAAGACCAAGCATCAACTTTCTCAGAGCCAATCAAAGATAGAAGCTTTGAAAAAGAATATCGAAGAATCAGCTGAGGATATAAAGAAAGAAGCCGCACTTCGCAAGGATCTCGAGGATCAATGGCAGGAGAAGCGAGAAGCTCATAAAAATGAGGTGCAATACCTCAAAGAACATGTCAAGAAAAGCGAAACAGAGCTGATGGATCTTCAGCAACAATTTCTTGACGCTAAGAATGAGATAACAACACATTTGCTGCGACTCTCTGACGATCGTGAACGGGTCAACAAACAGCTTGAGACATTACAAGCTGATAACGACTATTTGTCAGGAAGATATCTGGCAACTGCTGAAGAAATCGAGAATCAGTACATAAACTTACCGAACAATGTCGAAGAATTACATGAACTATTGTTGCGTCAGCAAAATGACTTTATTCAAGCTCGAGTGGGATGTGAATTTGAGAAACAGAAATGTGTCAGCTATGCTGACGAGGTGCAGATCTTGAGAGATCAGTTAGACGCCAATATCAATGAGAAAAGGGCTTACAAGAAGAAGGTTCAGTCCGAGATGAAGTCTTTGCAGTAAGTTTTCAGAAATAGTTTCCTGACAGAAAGTGAgttaagctgttttttttcCTATAGGGATAGATTGACAGAATATTTGTTAACTCAACAAAAGTACGAGACTATGAAGAACACTTTTGAAAGGAAAGAATCAGAACTTAACAAACAGATTTCGGAGTTCCGTGTCCAAGTTATTGAATTACAGGAGATGAATGTAAAACCATTGACAAGTTGTGGGTAAATtcgtcattatttttttttaattttttctttaacaggAAAAACTTAGCCGAATCAATGtcgaatataaatcaaaaatcaagaaTCTTCAAGACGATTTAGCTACAAGTGAGCATGTTCAAAGAGATTTCGTGAAGTTGTCCCAAAACTTACAGGTAACTTAACGAAACTTGCTTTTTGTTCTTTGTCTATTCTTAGAATCGACTTTTTTTCAGATAACAATTGAAAAATTCCGACAACCCAATGCTGAAGTTCGCTGGCAAGATGACGAAGATATTGACAACTGTCCAAATTGTAATTGCTTATTTACAGTTACTCTACGCAAACAGCATTGCCGTCATTGTGGTGTTATCTATTGTGATAAATGCCTAAATAAATCAGTTCCATCAGGTCCAAGGCAGAAGCCAGCTAGAGTATGTGAACTTTGTCATACTTTGTTAGCTCCAAATGCTGCTCCCTACTTCAGTCAGGAGCCACCACAATccccataaataaaaaaaggaggtGGCATAAGAAATGACGTTTGAAGTTTTGAGAcgaaaagaattgaaaattttccgGACTGTGTCCATATTAGTAATTtaaggattttaaaattaatgttttttttcttttgtttaaaatatgaattatctgatataataaaatataacggTTTAAAACCATTTActgcattataaaaaaattagtgttaaataatttttgatcaatACATCAAGAGGAACGGGTCCGTTAAATGCGTTCATATTTTGACGGATGAGACGATGCTAAGTGGGTAAAAGAACATTTGCTTTGACGTTGTGTTTTGAGTTAGTAAATCCGTTGCTTCTACAAATTTATGACAAGTGTGACAGATGTTTTCTTATAGAGTCCGTCAAATACGTTGATTTTTTGACGGATAAGTGACACAGATAGATATTTTAGCTGCTGGcgtttgttttgaattaataaatccGTTGCTCCTTCAAAATTATGACAAGAGTGAGAGATGTTTTCTTATAGAGTGCGGCAAATGCGTCGATGTTTTGAGGGTTGAGACAAAATTTAgtgcttaaaagaaaaaaagtcgtTTGAAAGTTTGATGTGAGTTAGTTAATCCTTTGCATTTGTCACACACGTAACCTTCACTTCTATAGTAATATGCAAATAGACTTTCTTAATAAAGTCCCTCAAATGCGATATTTTTGGCGGATGAGGCAGAACTAAAAGGCTTAAAGAAAAtgctgtttttgtttgttttgagtaACTAAATCCTTTGCTTCTTTAATAATGCGTCAAGAGTTATAAGTGAGTTTCTTGAAGGGTCCGTCAAATGCGTTGATCTTTCGACGCATGAGACAAATCTAAGTGACataggaaaatatttttcataagctTTTGTTTTGATATACTTCATCTTTTGTATCTGTAGGCATACGTCGAGAGGGACAGGTGTGTTTCAAATACAGTCCGTCAAATGCGTTGATGTTTTGATGCAACGAAACTAAGTGACTGAAAGAAAAAAGGTGGTTTTGAAGTTTGTTTTGAGTTACTCACTCCGTTGTATTCGTGATATACTTAACTTTCACTTCTATAGTCGTGCGTCTGCAGACGTTCCTAATAGAGTCCGTCAGATGCGTTAATTTTTCGGCGAATTAGACAGAAGAAAAAAGgcctaaaaaaatgttgttctttgtttgttttgagtAACTTAATCCTTTGCTTCTTTAAGAAAGCGCCAAAAGTAATAAGCGAGTTTCTTACAGGGTCCGTCAAATGCGTTGATCTTTTGAAGCATGAGGCAAATCGAAATGGcataggaaaatatttttttttgacgtttcttttgaTATACTTTATCCGTTGCTTCTATAGGCATACGTGGAGAGGGTCAGGTATGTTTCAAATAGAGTCCGTCAAATGCGTTATGACGGAAGGAAAAATGTGGTTTACCtttgttttgagatatttaatCTGTCATATTTGCAACCTACACTTCTAAAGGTATAGGTCAAGAAAGGAAAGTGTGACTCCAAGAAGGTCCCTCAAATGCTTTGATGTTTTGACGGACAAGATAACACTTaatggaatattttattttgaagttttgttttgagttaCTTAATCCGTTACTTCTATTAAAATACGTTAAGAGTATCAGATACCATTTAATAAAGTCCGATATTTTGACGGATGCGAAGAAACTAAGTGACGTAAAGAAAAACGtgggttttaaattatttaatccgTTGCATTCGTCAAATACGTAACCTTCACTCATATAGTCATAGGTCAAGACAGACAAATATGTTTCTTATACAGTCCGTCAAATGAGTTGATACTTTGACGGACGACCCGAAACTAAGCGGCatagacaaataatttttgtttaacgtCTGTTTTGATTTACGTTAACCGTTGCTTTAAAATGCATACGGCAAGAAAGCCAAGTTTGCTAATTTAGGCCGTCAAATGCGCTAATGTTTTTACGGACAAAAAAAAGGTTGCAaaggaaaattttatttcgcGGTTGTTTGGCatcgattaaaattttaagtttcagtTACGTAATCCGATGTATCCGTTGCAAACATTATGTGAGGGACTTTAACGCCTCAAAGCTTCTGTGCTATAATATGCAACAGTCCGTAATTCAGGCAATACgtacaaattttctttaaaaaagcgTGCGCTTAAATAAAGTAAAGACAGATTCTAATGTAAAACCAATGAAACCCGAACTCCACAACATGTGTCTTGTCTTCATCCAAATGTTTTCAACCTCTCAATAAAGATCAAAAAACCCTTATGTAACCTTCCGTAGTGTGTAAATCCACCCTCTTCAGAGAAAAGAGCATAAATCAAACGCTATTTGTCGCCATCAAACGTCAAAATTATGCCATTTAAAAGAATGTCAAAGTCATTAACCCTTACTAAACGTCCAAAACTAGATACGTTACTATGTAAACGTTCCTATATCCTACTACCAGCCTATGTATACGATTTTAAGTAGACGTATGAGCGGCATTCAAcgttcttatttattttgtattgtgtctttttttctttttggtgtcAGTTCCTCTGTGTTATTTCGGAAGGCAAAGGGCTCACACATATGAAAATTTTCCCTAAGAGATTCCAACTTATATAGAGTCCTCATTTTCGgttgatttaattaaatagaAGCGACACAAAACCTAATTAGCATCGCGACGCTATGACTCCGTCTCCGTCTCTACATAATATCTCCTTCCCTGTGAGTGCGAGTGACTCATTATAGGACATATTGAGCCATTTTGCCTTGAGAGTACATACATAAGGGACAATTTTAAGcattcttttattttcgtattcTCAAGCCAATTAATTACCttgttgaaataataaaataacttacGAACAAAACTTTATAAGATCCACTCGAGAtatggaaataaaattgaataccaTGCTTCGGTAAGTTTAAACATCAGTGTAACATTAtgacgatgttgatgatgatgatgatgggggtGACTTTAATCGTGTCACATGGTAACCcctttttatgtcaaaaatgacacGACACACGCCTAAATATACCTACCTAAATAAAAACCTCAGAGAATGATGTGTGCCAAACTTTGCCTTGTCTGCTGCCTGAAAATTGctatttttagacttttttcttttctacaattacaaattttgagtaGGTGTAACTTTTTTCAGTTGATTCCCAAGGCCCAGGTTACCAGTGAAACAGGCTCTTAAATATGCACGGATGGCCGCCGCAAAAATACTCTACGTGTTTGTAATTTAAGTCTCTGCACAAGTTTAAGTACAGCATAACACGCTTACTGCTGGCCCTAATGGCATGGCAGGGCAGGTATAGCCAtataagagtttttaaaaaatgctatgtTACTTTTTTAACCCCAAATGTGACTTAAGATTTAGTTTGTCAAAATACACATCATATGTacaacaaaattactttaaagtcGAGTATTGTTTAGCAACAGAAGGGTTTttccattatcatcatcatcatcgcacaAAAACCCAGACAAAGGAAAAATTCCCCAAAAAACTTAGAAAATGGTGGCTGGTGGTGTTTATATTTTCGCGAGATAATGGCAAACAGGAAGTTCATATACATGGGTAGATAGGTTTAAAGTACAATGTGATACTGTAACTATGGTATGGTTATAGTATCAGTTGTTTTTAACGTCCATTACGTGGCGTGCGTCAGACATTcttggaaaacaaaaactgtaaGCTTAAACGATAATGATCAAGTCACTGTAATGCATTTGTGGTTTTTATGCTGTGTTGAAAAGTTTagacacatatttttttgtttgtaattttattcaAGCGTATTGTGATTAGGAGCAATTGGATATGCAACAAAGGGAAACAAATTTCAGGCAATAATTTCACTGTTAAGATAAAAAGTGGCTCCTAAGAAGTAATACAGTTTAACCGATGAAACAGAGCGATTTTTTAACAGtgcttaacaaaaaatttacgtTTTCTAATTATATTCCCAAagttaattattgtaatttattCGTTTTGTCGGAttgaaaatgttactaaaaattggttatGGACTAAATTATATCGAAAGCAAAAacagaaattgaaataaaacttatccTACttctgtttttaacttttagttaagttttttaaaaatgtaatctaCAACTTTTCTTGCCAAATaggaaaacttcaaaaacaatcaaaactgataaaaaatggttttcgactcagaCTAAATGTTGGaaacttgaaaaattatcaAGATATTGAAAGTATCACTGTGGATCATACGCATTCcactcaaaaaaaattaatttttttcttggttaggttaggttaggttaacgtggcttaGGATCTATTTGGGCAAAAGAAGAGGCCAATAGTGATActacatgaatctagagaattacttcttactagtcgaaccattttgagctttttataaagcgaagaagatatttcatatcctttttagctagtatACTTCTttttcgtccatacagctcctgcagaagtcatttgaggcttcaccaagtcgtattgcgtgtctacCTATGAGACattgtcccgtaaggacacttATTAgagagctaatatgaagtctgctttgagataacaagtctttagagcgctttaggtccagtgaaggccatatgagttttgtggctgcgcatgttggtaaattgtgccacctagagtttgttatcgaaaaagctgtttcttaagtttacatgcagctatAGGTATACCTATCTCCCCCCTTTCAGGtaaaataggtatgacggttccatatTTAGCAAGTTCTTCGgcatgttaaattgctgcgccttCTCCATAAGATACGATCGACAATCGATTGCCATTTGAGACTTGGTttagacaccgtcaagagatttaatagcagcctgactgtcagagaagatgcggatatcagaatttttttctaagtttgGAAATATTGTGAAAAAATCGTTTTTCAGAATGCTGAACCCATTCGCTTAGACGCACGTGACGGACTAACTGAAGTGATTAGAGAGTATTACCATGCTTGGCATTGTGTCAAATCTTCAACGTTGATAGATTTCTCATATAGTCATAgacttttttatataatttattgttaattattattaaaaatgcttttttttaaaagttcatgaatttttatttcgtgttcaaattttgtattaatagaaACCTTGACATTTGTCTAAAAGTTTTGTAACTAAAGAATGTTCGACTAAAAGCGTATATGCAATTTTGAAAATGGTCATTTAGCGACTTCTCACATTTTTGTGAAAGTCGTCCTATGGAGGTTTTCTCCGATTCGTAACTTGGAAGTAGTTTATCGATCAGGAACGATAGAAACATTCTCTCCAACAAAATTCAATGCATGCCGCTTAAATGCGATGCTTTGCGATTAAGTACTTCTTGTAATGGGTACATTTTTGACAAAGAAATATTTCTCCGATAGAGTATTGCTGCGGATGCTTCTTAAATTCAGCGTCTTAAAATAATCCTACACTATCCATTTCCAATTATTACGAGGGTTGCTACTTATATTTCTGGCctaataatgaaaaaacaaagaatttcgaccaaaattttgtttttcaaaatattctctatGAAGAGCAAAACACTTTTGCATGCGTTTGAACCAATTTTCGTAGCACCTTTTCCACTCCGATTGAGGTACCTCCAAAACATTTTGAACGCATTAACGGCTTCTTCAAGGGTCGAAAAAGGGTGtctgtgcattttttttaatatgcggGAATAAAAAGAAGTCATTGGGTGCCAAATGAGGACTGTACGGCGGATGACCCATTAATTCGATCTTTTGGATGTTCAAACATTCTTTTGTTTGAGCCGATGTGTGAGAACTTGCATTGTCATGATGAAGATTGATTCACCGCTTCTTCTGTCTTTCTCCGATGACTTCTGGCAAACAAATTGTCGTATACCATTCGGAATTAACCGACTTGCGTTGCTTTTGACGATGAAACAGGCAACCATTTTCTTTGATGTGCATCTTCCGCGAACAGCTTTTGTTGGATTTGGCTCATCTTGGGAGACCCATAAAGTCGATTACTGTTTTGTTTCGGGCTCATACGCATAGATATATCGATTCGTCACCTGTGTAGATATTATACACAACCTTTGATGCACcttgaccgtattttttcacCATTTCCTTGCACCAATCGACACGAGACTTCTTTTGAGCGTTTGTCATATTATGCGAGATCCAACGCTAACAAATCTTTTTCATGGCCAAAAGTTCATGTAATGTCTTATTGTTGCTAGTCATACTAAAGTCCAAAGATTACTCTATTTCACGATATGTAACATGTCGATCTTGCTTTATCAGTTCATGCACAGCATCGATATTTTGTAGCACAACAACCGATTTTGGACGACCTTCACGGAAATAATCCTGGAGCGAACGACGACCATGATTGAATTCGAATTCCAGTTTTTTACAGTGCTATAAAATGGTGCTTTATCGCTGTGGAAAGAATTAAGTTCATCGCTGCACTGTTGTCTTGGTAATCCACGtcgaaagttttgaaatataatagcACGAAAATGTTCACGAGTTAATTCCATTTTTTGCCCGAGATCCGTTTATCAAGTAAATGTCAATAACACAAATTGCACTTAAATTGTCTGTAGAAGGTTAtggttaaaaatgtcaaactttccgTGACAGATGGCGCCTGGCAACACTTACTATTACTTAGGCTAGAAATATAAGTAGCAACCCGTGTTAAGTTAAATtggtcaaataaataaatcatactatgttaaaatttgtctttCCTTTATTCTTGATTTGATACTTCAAatagaaacataaaatatatgtttGGATATTGCAAGGCGACTTTATTGGACTTTTACTTTgagttatatttttgatttgtttttcataagttttgaaaaattgaatttttcgctcttttttcaatatcttccattaattttccattttcagagaccatttttttacaaaagtattaCTTATTTACCATGTTTTGTCTTCAAATTCAACAACTTTCAGGAGTTGAGAAAACATAAATTTGATAAACTCTAgagttaaaaattgaaagttaaaagcATTACCTttgagtaaataaaaacaaaatcacgagtagaaataaaaatccatggttaattctattttaaacTTGACTGGAAAAAGTCGACCCTAAGGTATCTACTTTCAATATGTACAGGTTCGTAAAGTAGGAAACTCTACAGTCGAATTTTAAAGTTCTAATTATGATTGTTTCCATGCTGTGCCGGGTATAGAATTTTTTCTccgaaattttatttaagtttaaaattttgaattgaaacgataaattgaaaaacttaaaatttgattgGCTTAGagcacaaaaattaat
This window contains:
- the LOC129946332 gene encoding rab GTPase-binding effector protein 1 isoform X2; this encodes MEEEVGQEASGTIPQEDDIYKKIQMLEAENKKMHTEFNTQRAKLKDLFIQKEADYANCMAEKNAIQRELDELKSLVLVAECRSDNERELSDLRSKEEISSLQLLLQETMEESSICKAELENLKEDNKRLRQENRELKEGIIQLQQEPTSLAVLSHVKKTLARKLGAESSSHDTLDDSMRKAQEDAEVLRSLVVPLEEEIKALKEKLRSTDEELQGLHSQKISPQVVTSSVVVAPVGVPQPIDVVAASVNNSVSKSTSMEFQCESCRNFDEELQKTKHQLSQSQSKIEALKKNIEESAEDIKKEAALRKDLEDQWQEKREAHKNEVQYLKEHVKKSETELMDLQQQFLDAKNEITTHLLRLSDDRERVNKQLETLQADNDYLSGRYLATAEEIENQYINLPNNVEELHELLLRQQNDFIQARVGCEFEKQKCVSYADEVQILRDQLDANINEKRAYKKKVQSEMKSLQDRLTEYLLTQQKYETMKNTFERKESELNKQISEFRVQVIELQEMNEKLSRINVEYKSKIKNLQDDLATSEHVQRDFVKLSQNLQITIEKFRQPNAEVRWQDDEDIDNCPNCNCLFTVTLRKQHCRHCGVIYCDKCLNKSVPSGPRQKPARVCELCHTLLAPNAAPYFSQEPPQSP
- the LOC129946332 gene encoding rab GTPase-binding effector protein 1 isoform X1, which gives rise to MEEEVGQEASGTIPQEDDIYKKIQMLEAENKKMHTEFNTQRAKLKDLFIQKEADYANCMAEKNAIQRELDELKSLVLVAECRSDNERELSDLRSKEEISSLQLLLQETMEESSICKAELENLKEDNKRLRQENRELKEGIIQLQQEPTSLAVLSHVKKTLARKLGAESSSHDTLDDSMRKVNKYAQEDAEVLRSLVVPLEEEIKALKEKLRSTDEELQGLHSQKISPQVVTSSVVVAPVGVPQPIDVVAASVNNSVSKSTSMEFQCESCRNFDEELQKTKHQLSQSQSKIEALKKNIEESAEDIKKEAALRKDLEDQWQEKREAHKNEVQYLKEHVKKSETELMDLQQQFLDAKNEITTHLLRLSDDRERVNKQLETLQADNDYLSGRYLATAEEIENQYINLPNNVEELHELLLRQQNDFIQARVGCEFEKQKCVSYADEVQILRDQLDANINEKRAYKKKVQSEMKSLQDRLTEYLLTQQKYETMKNTFERKESELNKQISEFRVQVIELQEMNEKLSRINVEYKSKIKNLQDDLATSEHVQRDFVKLSQNLQITIEKFRQPNAEVRWQDDEDIDNCPNCNCLFTVTLRKQHCRHCGVIYCDKCLNKSVPSGPRQKPARVCELCHTLLAPNAAPYFSQEPPQSP